The sequence below is a genomic window from Macrotis lagotis isolate mMagLag1 chromosome 7, bilby.v1.9.chrom.fasta, whole genome shotgun sequence.
ACACTATTCTTATTTCTGCCTTACAAAGGAGGGAATAGAGATTTATGATTACATAGTCAATAAGTGTTGggaacagaatttgaacccaagtcttcctgccttcaggtcCAGAGCTCTAGTCATATCAGCATACTACCTCTGTAATACCTGTAATACCAGCATATACATCCTGATGGTGCTTGTATTAAATCATTTCACTGCTCAGAGAGACATTTGCAAATTCTAGCTGCTTCCTGCATTTGTTAACATTTCTCCCTCTGTTTGCAGAATGCTATGGAAGTCTAGGCTCCTGAATGTTGCAGAAATTCCAATCAAGAAGGAGAGGAAGGTAGAAGCTGATACTAAGTATGAAAACTTAGTCTTTCAAAGAGAATCTTCACTGTTTCCAAGTGGAACTTTCCAAAAATCAGAAGCAGGAACATCTCAGGCCATCTCATCCTTTACAACATTAAGCTATAGAGATGATTACAGGCTCACCGTTCCCTGTTCATTATGCAATCAAGAAATATGTCCATCTGAATTTCTTATCCATAAGAGAAAACACAAAGCCATGACCACGATGGGCTACACGGTGATAGCTGGAGAAAAACTAGAAAGAGGCATTCTTATCTTAAAGAGGCGATTCCTTCTCTCTTCGATAATTGCAGCCAATTCActtaatgaaaaaatcaaaacaagcaTTGACAAGGCTTATGAGTTCCTTTGTATGCAGGACAATCCTTCTTATTACACGATTCTTAGCAGTTCTTTCAATAGCTCTGTACACCTTAAGAAAACAAACAATCCAGTTGTTAATGCTGTTGCCATCTGTGAAGACCAAAACAAGACATGGAAACAAGTCATGGAAGACAGATATGTTTTCCGGAACAGATATGGGAAGAAATCCAATACATGTTTCTTTGGCTTGTTTGATGGACAACATGGCTCTACAGCAGCTGAATTCATGGCTGAAGAACTTCCGAAATTTTTGTTGGACCAGCTTGctctatttgatttttcttataaGTTGACCAAGGGAGAACAAAGCTTTATCAACTCTTTTGACACAGTGTTTAAGGAAGCTTACAGGGAACAAGAATACTTGTTTTCTTCCCAAGTGATGAGTTCAACTTCATGCTATGATTATGAGTATATCCATAGGGCTTTTGCTAAAGCTTTCTGGAGGATGGATAGAGTTTTGAGacttggaaggaaggaagtatcCAACTTCTATTGGAGTGGCTGTACAGCAGTTGCCTGTTTACTGGAATCTGATGACCATTTTGGTACTAGTACCTCTAGGAAAACTGCCAGTTTACCTGAggattcagaaatgaaaatggaagaacAGCCTTCTCATTTTTCCAACCAATCAGAAAGTAACTCGGGAATATTACATATTGCTAATGTCGGTATGTAAGTTGCCTAGTAATAGCCAAAAGTTGACCTTATTATATTTCTTAGTAGCAAAGAAAATGTCTAGTGAGGAAAATACTATATGACCAATACACGCCAAATTTCAATATTATTCAGTTCAATTCCACAGATATTTATCAGGTAACTTCTGAaactagggacagctaggtggtacagtgactagagtgttgggcctggagttagcaagactcatctttctgaattcaaatctggcctctgacatttgttagttgcatgaccttgggcaagtcactttgtcctgtttgcctcagtttcctcatctgtaaaatgagcaaaggaaatggcaagccacttcagtatctttgcccaaaaaaccccCAATGAGGTCATGGAGAATCAGATGTAACAGAACAAAAATAACTGAGAGTAGAGCATTATGTTGTAACCTGGGAGACATGCAAATTCTGGAAATAAAATGTGGTTACTTCTTCAAAGGAAATTACTGCCTAGTAGGGGATCTGACACACATACATACTAATTAATTCAAGATAAGTTCATAAGAGAAGTAAGTCTGAGAAGTCTGGGAAAAACTTATCGCTTACTGGGATAAAGCAGTGAAGACTTTCTAAATGGGGTAGAATTTGAATTGGACTTGGACTAATTTGGTTTGACCAGAACTCAATAGTCTGGGGTGGAAGGCAGGAAAAAAGTAGAACATTCTAAGATAAAGGAAACAAAGGCAATGAAATGGGAATATTCAGGGTGCAACAGAAACAAAGAACTGCTTAGTTGGGGCTGGATTATAGAATATCTGGAGGGCAATCTTTTAGGATAAAGTTGAAGAAGCTGACATGGTGCTAGCTCatgaagaacaaagaataaattaGGGAGTATTCATTTTCCTGATGGGATTGAGTCATTAAATGGTTTTGAGCAGAGAAGCAACATGGCCACATTTCTATATAAAGGAGAGAGGGGCAGGATGGTTTGCAAGGGGACAAGGAAGAGGGTGAATTTAGAAAGATCCATCAGGAAAGAGTAGCTTACTTAAAACTTTCAATGCAGAAGCATGTTatgttgaaaaatatatattttccgcaagttttatttgttatttagttgttttaggttcatttatagAGTATTAGGAAGAAACTAACATAACAGCAACTGTAATTGATCCCttgtgaaatttttattttggcccaaatttggcacaaaatagtcagcacatggggtggctaggtggcgcagtggataaagcaccagccctggagtcaggactacctgggttcaaatctgagctcagacacttaataattacctagctgtgtggccttgagcaagccacttaaccccatctgccttgcaaaatcctaaaaaaaaaaattgtcagcaCAGGAcacaaggaaatatttttttcaattttgaaaaagtCAGTAGAGTTGTGGCAATATTAGAACAGAAGAAAAGTCTGGGTCAATGTGGATAGAAAACAGGTTTTTGTAATTGATAAGATATGTGagggaaagaagacagagaataACAAGTTTAGGAATTAATTTGGAAGATGGGATGAATGGTAGTGCCAATGATAAAAAAGTGGATttaagaggaaacaaaacaatttgttccaaatgttttattttttccaattatggtacatgtaaacatttttttaatatttgttatttttttaaattttgagttctaaattctctcctccatttcttttcttctccagtcattGAGAATGCAAGTAATTTGATACACATTTTTTGGTATATTGACTGCAGGGCACCTATTTTAGGTgcactattttctttctcacaCCAAGAGATGTGGTGCACTTAGGCGGATCCAGGGGGCTGCCAAATTCCACTGCTGCTTCTAGTGAGAAGATAATCCTATGGTCTAGGCCACCTGTGTGCAgagttgtgactacagctcccagtgtatctatcctgctgctttgtcacttgctgGTCACCAGAGGACTTTGAGATAAAAATGGTGAAATGGAATAGATGATCTTTTGATTCCTGCATAAATTggaggtagagttgcacaaagtcatcaaccttattttctcttctagagtcatcacAGACCAATGGCAGGACAGGGTCAAGACTAATGGTGATagttctagatgcagtggatgaccttgccatgtttgatgtctaaccaaactctaagcactctACAATGCTTACTTTGGCcaccttcatggctgttggactgaattgttctcatctgccatTCCACTAGGGGAAATCTTTagtgcttggggtagacacctcTACCCCCACTCCAACTCATTGATGGGATTGAGACGTCTCTGTTACCCTCAACATGATTTAGCCCACCTGCCAAAACAGTTTTCCAGGCTGTGGCTACTGCAAATACTATAGCTTTTTGGGGTCACAGGTAAGAGTTAGGTGGATTAGGTGGACACCCAAGGTGGAAAGTACCCTAAACCCgaagtactagtcttccttgaacagcctagcatgatattttcaaccACATTGTCAAATGCCTTCCCTGAGGATGAAAACAGCGTCTAGATCAGCTATTGTTCTAATGGTCAATTCtccaacttgaaaaggctacaagccaagactaaaggaACGTTGATgcataatttttttagggttttttttttttgcaaggcaaacggggttaagtggcttgcccaaggccacacagctaggtaattattaagtgtctgagaccggatttgaacccaggtactcctgactccagggccggtgctttatccactacaccacctagctgcccctggtgcataattttttgtttgtagaTGACTGTGCACTtgatgcagcctctgaagctgagatgcaacaaagtatggatcaattttctgctgcttgtgctaatttttgtCTAACAATTAATACTAAGGAAACTCAGAAGCTCCATCAGTTGGctccacaccatccatatgtggaactatctattacagcaaatggagaagttttgaatatggATAAGTTCACATACTTTGGTGGTATACTTTCCAGGTGATAATGTGGTTGACACATGTATTGCCTGAGCTAACTCTGTATTTGAGAGACTccaaagaaggagagaagaggtattgactatcaaactgaaggaaTACAGAgacattgtgctgacctcattgttgaggtcattgtgaaacctggacagtctaccatcACCAAACtaagaaactgaattgctttcatcTGAATTATCTTAGGAATAtactgaagatcacctggcaggaaaagataccacACACTAAAGTCCattctcaagctaaactgtcaagcattcaaatcTTACTGTCGAGAGTACTATGTGCTATTCTGGCCTGGCCATGTTGCTCAAATGTCAAAGATACACCTGCCAaaaggactattttatggagaactcacaaagggtGAGTGCTCACATGGTGGTTAGAAAAAGTGATATAAGGCCactctcaagaactttggaattgattgcatgaTTTGGAAAACACTGGCACGAGACCACCCAGTAGGACATGCCATTCTCTgggaaggtgctgtgctctatgaacaagaaaagaaatgtgagatatgcaaatttatgagaatttagagaatccaccccaaatgttcacatgtcCTAATTGTGCCCACCCTGTGGGAGAGCCTACCAAACTTGACtccaacataatgatgtcattttggtcctctttaagaacaaaAATAACAGTCACCCATTTTGATTTAGActatacatatgcagtcatgtaaaacatatttccatattagtcatgttgtgaaataaaatacagaccaaaaaaccccaagaaaaatatggaaagtttacaaaagtatgctttgctctgcattcagactccattagcactttctctggaggtggatggccTTTTTCATCATGAGCCCTTTGGAATGATCTTAGATAATTTTATTGCTAAGAACAGCaaaatcatagttgatcattatataTTATTGCTGCTATTACATAtctgttgtcttggttctgctcacttcactttgaatcaaggttttctgaaagcatcttgctCGTCATTTCCCATCACAGTCGtatgctacaacttgttcagctattcctctcAAATTTTTTTGGACACCAGCAaaaaagcttctataaatatttttgtacttatgagtcttttttacttttttgtgtgaTATCTTTGGTATAGATATAGTAATGGTATTGCCAAGTCAAAGggtttatagccctttgggaatatttctacaatttggaattttgatatATTGAATTGAGTGGACAGACTGGAGTTGCAAGTGGAAATGTTATATAGGTAGTTGAAAATGTGAGGGCTTTAGCCTTAGATATTGAAGCTATTTGCAAACTGTGAATGGAGTGGTTCAAATTGGCTTGCTTATTTT
It includes:
- the PP2D1 gene encoding protein phosphatase 2C-like domain-containing protein 1, encoding MSQNLSGMLWKSRLLNVAEIPIKKERKVEADTKYENLVFQRESSLFPSGTFQKSEAGTSQAISSFTTLSYRDDYRLTVPCSLCNQEICPSEFLIHKRKHKAMTTMGYTVIAGEKLERGILILKRRFLLSSIIAANSLNEKIKTSIDKAYEFLCMQDNPSYYTILSSSFNSSVHLKKTNNPVVNAVAICEDQNKTWKQVMEDRYVFRNRYGKKSNTCFFGLFDGQHGSTAAEFMAEELPKFLLDQLALFDFSYKLTKGEQSFINSFDTVFKEAYREQEYLFSSQVMSSTSCYDYEYIHRAFAKAFWRMDRVLRLGRKEVSNFYWSGCTAVACLLESDDHFGTSTSRKTASLPEDSEMKMEEQPSHFSNQSESNSGILHIANVGM